From a region of the Lactuca sativa cultivar Salinas chromosome 4, Lsat_Salinas_v11, whole genome shotgun sequence genome:
- the LOC111894373 gene encoding pentatricopeptide repeat-containing protein At1g22960, mitochondrial, translating into MTLHVRSSKSIVTTGKHSFNFIKVRLTFLSKSFHQSQNYPFVKTNTQNCTNNSIDCTEFHFKNLIFSAIERNYWAFCYNTKPGPNPLQDRFQAVIFEPELFTRVLSSIKEHPRIALRFFHWVEKQPGFTPSDNSFIAILEILVESNLMNRAYPVMEKMVCGNLNGVVNSLIDGNLNANIAAKLLDFMLFFLAKKVMVEQCLWVFNKMVESKFLPDVKNCNRLLKMLRDKKLVHKRKQVYSMMNVYHIEPNIITYNTLLDSYCKEGEVGQALNLLEKMQTKGCEPNDVTYNALISGMVKIGDFDQAKEMLSEMLVLGLKVSSYSYNPLIHGYCEKGLIEEAFNLVEEMAIVGASPTVHTYNILMYGLCKQGRIVYARQQHSIMLKNSLMPDIVSYNILIYGYCLLGRIKEAFLLVSELRRRDLFPTMITYNTLMQGLCGSGNMQKAMELKGEMVNLGFPPDVYTYTILANGCYKMGDLEMATKTYQEMIRHGLQPDQYAYITRIAGELKLSDTKRAIGLLEILEKRIGPNLVTYNVFVHGLCKDANVEGANELIKEMVSKGFVPDHFTYTSIICSHLKSGKIQKAKDLFSEMQSKGVDPTVVTYTVLIHAHAVTARVEWAFMYFMEMQEKGIMPNVITYNALINGYCKCRRMDHAYRYFSEMEARGLVANKYSYTILINGNCDLGNWSEALRLYTEMVDRGIEPDSCTHSALLKKIGLDSKADAVRYLENVVLGNEEICEAKSVSYL; encoded by the coding sequence ATGACCCTCCATGTTAGATCTTCAAAATCCATCGTCACCACTGGAAAACACAGCTTCAATTTCATAAAGGTTCGTTTAACTTTCTTATCGAAATCTTTTCATCAATCTCAGAACTACCCATTTGTCAAAACCAATACCCAGAACTGTACAAATAATAGTATCGATTGCACCGAGTTTCATTTCAAAAACCTCATATTTTCAGCGATTGAAAGAAATTATTGGGCATTTTGTTACAATACTAAACCAGGTCCTAACCCGCTTCAGGATAGATTTCAAGCAGTGATATTTGAACCCGAATTGTTTACTAGGGTTCTTAGTTCAATCAAAGAACACCCCAGGATTGCTCTTAGGTTCTTCCATTGGGTGGAAAAACAACCAGGCTTTACGCCTTCAGATAATTCGTTTATTGCTATTCTTGAGATTCTCGTGGAGAGCAATCTGATGAATCGGGCGTATCCAGTGATGGAAAAAATGGTTTGTGGGAATTTGAATGGGGTTGTGAATTCTTTAATCGATGGCAATCTGAATGCAAATATTGCAGCTAAGCTGCTCGACTTTATGCTCTTTTTCTTAGCTAAGAAAGTCATGGTTGAGCAATGTTTATGGGTTTTTAATAAAATGGTCGAAAGCAAGTTCTTGCCAGATGTGAAGAACTGCAACAGGCTTCTTAAGATGCTTCGAGATAAGAAATTAGTTCacaaaagaaaacaagtttatagtatgatgaatgtGTATCACATTGAGCCAAACATCATAACATACAATACTTTGTTGGATTCGTATTGCAAAGAGGGAGAAGTGGGACAAGCATTAAACCTTTTGGAAAAGATGCAAACAAAAGGCTGTGAACCCAATGATGTTACTTATAATGCATTGATTAGTGGGATGGTGAAAATAGGCGATTTTGATCAAGCAAAAGAGATGCTTTCTGAGATGTTAGTTTTGGGCTTGAAGGTATCATCATACAGTTACAATCCCTTAATTCATGGGTATTGTGAGAAAGGCTTAATTGAAGAAGCATTCAATCTTGTTGAAGAAATGGCGATTGTAGGAGCTTCACCAACTGTACATACATACAACATTCTCATGTATGGATTATGCAAACAAGGAAGAATCGTTTATGCTCGCCAACAACATTCTATTATGCTAAAAAACAGTTTAATGCCAGATATAGTTTCATACAATATTTTGATTTATGGGTATTGTCTTTTAGGGCGTATAAAAGAAGCTTTCTTGTTGGTATCCGAGTTGAGGCGTAGGGATCTTTTTCCTACAATGATTACCTACAACACCCTTATGCAAGGgctatgtggaagtgggaacatgcAAAAGGCAATGGAGCTCAAGGGCGAAATGGTAAATCTTGGTTTTCCTCCCGATGTTTACACTTACACGATATTGGCAAACGGTTGTTACAAGATGGGTGATTTGGAAATGGCTACAAAAACTTATCAAGAAATGATTAGACATGGTTTGCAGCCTGATCAATACGCGTACATCACTCGAATAGCAGGAGAACTGAAACTTAGTGATACCAAAAGAGCAATTGGTTTACTAGAAATCCTTGAAAAACgtattgggcccaatttagtcaCATATAATGTGTTTGTACATGGTCTTTGTAAGGATGCAAATGTTGAAGGAGCTAATGAGTTGATAAAAGAAATGGTTAGTAAAGGCTTTGTTCCTGATCATTTCACATATACAAGTATTATTTGTTCACATTTGAAATCTGGAAAGATTCAAAAAGCCAAAGACTTGTTTTCTGAGATGCAAAGCAAAGGGGTGGATCCTACGGTTGTGACATACACCGTGTTGATACATGCACATGCGGTTACTGCAAGGGTAGAATGGGCATTTATGTATTTCATGGAGATGCAAGAGAAGGGTATCATGCCGAATGTGATTACATATAATGCATTGATCAATGGTTATTGCAAGTGTAGACGTATGGATCATGCGTATAGATATTTTTCTGAAATGGAAGCGAGGGGTTTAGTTGCTAATAAATATTCTTATACCATTTTGATTAATGGGAATTGTGATTTGGGGAATTGGAGTGAGGCTTTGAGGTTATATACAGAGATGGTGGATAGAGGAATTGAGCCTGATTCGTGTACACATAGTGCATTGTTGAAGAAAATAGGTTTGGATTCAAAAGCTGATGCAGTTCGTTATCTTGAAAATGTTGTTCTTGGTAATGAGGAGATTTGTGAAGCAAAATCTGTTTCCTATTTATAG
- the LOC111894420 gene encoding fructose-bisphosphate aldolase 3, chloroplastic: MASASFVKLNASSSPWIGQRSFNQRPGSSPRLPATRVSVIRAGSYSEELVKTAKTIASPGRGILAIDESNATCGKRLASIGLDNTEANRQAYRQLLLTTPGLGQYISGSILFEETLYQSTTDGKKMVDCLREQNIVPGIKVDKGLVPLPGSNNESWCQGLDGLASRTAEYYSQGARFAKWRTVVSIPCGPSALAVKEAAWGLARYAAISQDNGLVPIVEPEILLDGDHSIDTTLEVAERVWAEVFHYLAENNVLFEGILLKPSMVTPGADHKEKASPETIAKYTLTMLKRRVPPAVPGIMFLSGGQSEMEATLNLHAMNQSPNPWHVSFSYARALQNSVLKAWQGLPENVEAGQKALLTRAKANSLAQLGKYSAEGESEDAKKGMFVKGYTY, translated from the exons ATGGCGTCTGCAAGCTTTGTGAAGTTAAATGCATCTTCTTCACCTTGGATCGGTCAACGATCCTTCAACCAACGTCCGGGATCTTCCCCCAGGTTACCCGCCACTCGTGTATCTGTCATCCGCGCGGGATCTTACTCCGAGGAACTCGTCAAAACCGCT AAAACAATTGCATCACCTGGCCGCGGTATCCTTGCCATTGACGAGTCAAATGCAACTTGTGGAAAGCGATTGGCATCAATTGGATTGGACAACACCGAAGCCAACAGACAAGCCTATAGACAACTTCTATTGACCACTCCTGGTTTAGGTCAATATATCTCTGGCTCCATCCTTTTCGAGGAAACCCTTTATCAATCAACTACAGATGGAAAGAAGATGGTTGACTGCTTGCGTGAACAGAACATCGTACCTGGCATTAAAGTTGATAAG GGTTTAGTCCCCCTTCCAGGTTCCAACAATGAATCATGGTGCCAAGGGTTAGATGGGTTAGCTTCTAGAACAGCTGAGTATTACAGTCAAGGAGCTCGCTTTGCCAAATG GCGTACTGTTGTCAGCATTCCTTGTGGCCCTTCTGCTTTGGCTGTGAAAGAAGCTGCATGGGGTCTTGCACGTTATGCTGCCATTTCCCAG GACAATGGATTGGTGCCAATTGTGGAGCCAGAGATCCTTCTAGATGGAGACCACTCGATAGACACAACACTAGAAGTAGCTGAAAGGGTTTGGGCAGAGGTTTTCCACTACTTAGCAGAAAACAATGTTCTTTTTGAAGGAATCTTGCTAAAGCCCAGCATGGTCACTCCAGGAGCTGACCACAAGGAAAAAGCTTCACCGGAGACTATTGCCAAATATACCCTCACCATGCTCAAGAGAAGGGTCCCACCTGCAGTTCCTGGAATCATG TTTTTGTCAGGGGGACAATCTGAAATGGAAGCTACCTTAAACCTGCATGCAATGAACCAAAGCCCTAACCCATGGCACGTGTCCTTTTCATATGCACGGGCCCTACAAAACTCGGTGCTCAAGGCATGGCAAGGGCTGCCCGAAAATGTGGAAGCCGGGCAGAAGGCACTTTTGACACGTGCAAAAGCAAACTCATTGGCTCAGCTTGGAAAGTACTCTGCTGAGGGAGAAAGTGAAGATGCTAAGAAAGGAATGTTTGTCAAGGGCTACACCTACTAA